A single Argentina anserina chromosome 7, drPotAnse1.1, whole genome shotgun sequence DNA region contains:
- the LOC126801547 gene encoding protein FAR1-RELATED SEQUENCE 3-like has translation MDSEVEAEERESDKGVKQNVSHNFAGREMIIQDEEGNAKPYVGMEFESEDAAKALYDTYARCAGFSTHVGQFSRNKPDGPIVTWEFACTREVFKRKNVESCNAMLRVERKDANTWVSTKFIEDHNHGMESPNKVHYLRPRRHFAGATKNTAETLDVSSDAYVSMDGNHGPYEPNHGGRSVSPVEPNHPARNIGPINYTRPMRTLGRDAQNLLDYFKKMQAENPGFYYAIQLDDENRMTNVFWTDARSRTAYNYFGDAVIFDTMYRPNQYQVPFAPFTGVNHHGQMILFGCALLLDESESSFTWLFKTWLSAMNDRPPSSVTTDQDRAIQVAVAQVFPDARHCICKWHILREGQERLAHIYLANPSFYGELYSCINFSETIEDFESSWLSLLDRYDLRRNDWLQAVYNARKQWAPVYFRGTFFAAPSSNQGVGSFFDGYVNQQTSIPLFFKQYERALEHALEKEIEADYDTICSTPVLKTPSPMEQQAANLYTKKVFAKFQDELVETFVHTANMTDEDGLVSKYRVAKYEHDDKAYIVELNVPEMRASCSCQMFEYAGILCRHILTVFTVTNVLTLPSHYILKRWTKKAKSWVEVDEQISDPQSVEILTVRFNNLCQEAIKYAEEGAVSVETYNAAIIALRDSGKKIADLKKHVAKVAPPSSHGSGSLQEENTKRSHLPSGEMGPPLWPWQEALPHRFNLNDVGVPLADINHPSMAGSIQPDGGHPDNTVVYTCFKSMTWVIENKNSTSAGKVAVINLKLQDYGKNPPGETDVQFRVTRVTLDPMLRSMAYIGQQLSAPANRVAVINLKLLDTNTTSGETEVKFQVSRDTLDTMLRSMAYIREQL, from the exons ATGGACTCTGAAGTTGAAGCCGAAGAAAGGGAATCTGATAAAGGTGTGAAGCAAAATGTAAGTCATAATTTTGCTGGGAGAGAAATGATTATACAGGATGAGGAAGGGAATGCTAAACCATATGTGGGGATGGAGTTCGAATCAGAGGATGCTGCCAAGGCCCTCTATGATACGTATGCTAGGTGTGCTGGATTTAGCACCCATGTTGGTCAGTTTAGTCGTAATAAGCCTGACGGACCAATAGTGACATGGGAGTTTGCATGTACAAGAGAGGTATTCAAAAGAAAGAATGTCGAAAGTTGCAATGCTATGCTACGCGTAGAGAGGAAGGATGCAAACACTTGGGTTTCCACTAAGTTTATTGAGGATCACAACCATGGGATGGAAAGTCCTAATAAAGTCCATTACCTTCGACCACGTAGGCACTTTGCAGGTGCTACAAAGAATACAGCTGAGACTTTGGATGTTTCTTCTGATGCTTATGTCTCTATGGATGGGAATCATGGCCCTTATGAGCCAAACCATGGAGGTAGGAGTGTCTCTCCTGTTGAACCAAATCATCCTGCTAGAAATATTGGGCCTATTAATTACACAAGGCCTATGAGAACACTTGGAAGAGATGCCCAAAATCTTCTAGACTATTTCAAGAAAATGCAGGCTGAAAATCCTGGATTTTATTATGCCATACAGCTTGATGATGAAAACCGTATGACTAATGTTTTTTGGACTGATGCGAGATCAAGGACTGCTTACAACTACTTTGGAGATGCTGTAATTTTTGATACAATGTATCGACCAAATCAGTACCAGGTGCCTTTTGCTCCTTTTACTGGTGTAAATCATCATGGCCAGATGATATTGTTTGGCTGTGCACTACTTCTAGATGAATCTGAGTCTTCCTTTACTTGGCTGTTTAAGACATGGCTTTCTGCAATGAATGATCGGCCTCCTTCTTCTGTAACTACTGATCAAGATAGAGCAATACAAGTGGCAGTTGCACAGGTATTCCCAGATGCACGTCACTGTATATGCAAGTGGCACATTTTAAGAGAAGGCCAAGAAAGACTGGCTCATATATATCTTGCTAATCCTTCCTTTTATGGAGAGCTGTATAGCTGTATCAACTTTTCAGAGACAATTGAGGATTTTGAATCATCATGGCTGTCCCTTCTTGATAGGTATGACCTTCGGAGAAATGATTGGCTTCAGGCAGTGTATAATGCTCGCAAGCAGTGGGCCCCAGTTTATTTTCGTGGGACTTTCTTTGCGGCACCTTCCTCAAATCAAGGAGTTGGATCTTTCTTTGATGGATATGTGAATCAACAAACGAGTATACCTCTGTTTTTTAAGCAGTATGAAAGGGCTCTGGAGCATGcactagaaaaagaaatagaagCAGATTATGATACAATTTGCAGCACACCAGTACTGAAGACACCATCACCAATGGAACAACAAGCAGCTAACTTGTATACAAAAAAAGTATTTGCCAAATTTCAGGACGAATTAGTTGAGACTTTTGTCCATACTGCAAATATGACAGATGAAGATGGCCTTGTCAGTAAATACAGGGTTGCAAAGTATGAACATGATGACAAAGCTTATATAGTCGAATTGAATGTCCCCGAGATGAGAGCAAGCTGCAGCTGTCAGATGTTTGAATATGCTGGCATCCTCTGTAGACATATTTTGACTGTCTTCACCGTCACAAATGTTCTTACCCTTCCATCACATTACATTTTGAAGCGATGGACAAAGAAGGCCAAATCTTGGGTTGAAGTAGATGAACAGATCTCAGATCCGCAAAGTGTTGAGATACTCACTGTGCGGTTCAATAATTTATGTCAGGAAGCCATTAAATATGCAGAGGAAGGGGCAGTTTCTGTAGAGACTTACAATGCAGCAATAATTGCTCTACGAGACAGTGGGAAAAAGATTGCTGATTTGAAGAAACATGTTGCTAAAGTCGCACCTCCTAGCTCTCACGGAAGTGGAAGTTTACAGGAAGAAAATACGAAAAGATCTCATCTGCCATCAGGGGAAATGGGTCCTCCATTGTGGCCTTGGCAAGAAGCACTGCCACATCGCTTTAATCTTAATGATGTTGGAGTTCCACTTGCTGATATAAATCACCCTAGCATGGCCGGCTCTATTCAACCCGATGGCGGGCATCCTGATAATACG gTGGTTTATACATGTTTCAAGTCCATGACATGGGTCATAGAAAATAAGAATTCCACATCAGCTGGAAAAGTTGCTGTTATTAACTTGAAG CTGCAAGATTATGGCAAGAACCCGCCAGGAGAAACAGATGTACAATTTAGGGTAACCAGGGTCACACTAGACCCAATGTTAAGATCAATGGCCTACATCGGTCAGCAACTTTCTGCCCCAGCCAACAGAGTTGCTGTTATCAATCTCAAG CTGCTAGATACAAACACAACATCTGGAGAAACAGAAGTCAAGTTTCAAGTGTCCAGAGATACACTAGATACCATGTTGAGATCAATGGCTTACATCCGTGAACAACTATGA
- the LOC126802383 gene encoding uncharacterized protein LOC126802383 isoform X2 has protein sequence MASSFSSLLLLQSLSRCFCFLRPPPAHHLRPSLHFLPITSPKGHSTLSASGLAHDSGDLLIDSGKREENTVDTNTSNSKGRIMLIDGTSIIYRSYYKLLAKLHHGQLTHADGNGDWVLTIFTALSLIIDVLKFVPSHVAVVFDHDGGSFGQTSVSSKESVRGKGMNFRHNLYPAYKSNRPPTPDTIVQGLQYLKASLKSMAISVIEVRVVSPDKDFFQILSPSLRLLRIAPRGFEMVSFGMEDFAKKYGTLQPSQFVDVMSLVGDKCDNIPGVDGIGNVHALQLITKFASLENLLQCVDQVEEERIRKALVAGADQAILSKNLALLRTDIPPYMVPFDTDNLTFKKPKDDGEKFMSLLTAISAYAEGFSADPVIRRAFYLWNKLQNHNQVS, from the exons ATGGCCTCCTCTTTCTCTTCCCTCCTTCTCCTTCAATCCCTTTCCAGATGCTTCTGCTTCCTTCGCCCACCACCTGCTCATCACTTGCGCCCTTCTCTCCACTTCCTTCCGATAACATCCCCAAAG GGACACTCTACTCTATCGGCCTCGGGACTTGCTCACGACAGTGGAGATTTGCTGATTGATTCCGGGAAGCGTGAAGAGAACACAGTAGATACAAACACTTCAAATTCAAAGGGTAGAATAATGCTCATTGACGGCACATCCATCATCTATAGATCTTACTACAAGCTTCTCG CCAAGTTACACCATGGCCAACTGACACATGCCGATGGAAATGGAGATTGGGTGCTCACAATATTTACTGCGCTTTCTCTT ATAATTGATGTGCTAAAGTTTGTCCCTTCCCATGTGGCG GTGGTGTTTGACCATGATG GAGGTTCATTTGGTCAAACTAGTGTTTCATCCAAAGAAAGTGTAAGAGGAAAAG GCATGAATTTCCGACATAATTTATACCCCGCATACAAGAGCAATCGACCCCCTACACCAGACACCATTGTTCAGGGACTTCAATACTTGAAAGCATCTCTCAAATCCATGGCCATCTCAGTGATCGAG GTACGGGTTGTCTCCCCAGACAAAGACTTTTTTCAGATCTTATCTCCTTCATTGCGTCTTCTACGAATTGCTCCGCGTGGCTTTGA GATGGTTTCATTTGGAATGGAGGACTTTGCTAAAAAATATGGAACCTTGCAACCCTCTCAATTTGTTGATGTGATGTCACTTGTTGGTGATAAATGTGATAACATTCCAG GAGTTGATGGAATTGGGAATGTCCATGCTCTGCAGCTCATCACTAAATTTG CCTCTTTGGAAAATTTATTGCAATGTGTAGATCAAGTTGAGGAGGAACGAATCAGAAAG GCCTTGGTAGCAGGTGCTGATCAGGCTATATTAAGCAAGAACTTG GCACTGTTACGTACTGATATTCCACCCTACATGGTACCATTTGATACAGATAATTTGACGTTTAAAAAACCCAAG GATGATGGAGAGAAATTCATGAGTCTCTTGACTGCCATTAGTGCGTATGCGGAAGGATTTTCTGCTGATCCAGTTATAAGAAGAGCATTTTACCTATGGAACAAACTACAAAACCATAACCAAGTTTCCTAG
- the LOC126802383 gene encoding uncharacterized protein LOC126802383 isoform X1, with amino-acid sequence MASSFSSLLLLQSLSRCFCFLRPPPAHHLRPSLHFLPITSPKGHSTLSASGLAHDSGDLLIDSGKREENTVDTNTSNSKGRIMLIDGTSIIYRSYYKLLAKLHHGQLTHADGNGDWVLTIFTALSLIIDVLKFVPSHVAVVFDHDGGSFGQTSVSSKESVRGKGMNFRHNLYPAYKSNRPPTPDTIVQGLQYLKASLKSMAISVIEVPGVEADDVIGTLAVKSVNNGYKVRVVSPDKDFFQILSPSLRLLRIAPRGFEMVSFGMEDFAKKYGTLQPSQFVDVMSLVGDKCDNIPGVDGIGNVHALQLITKFASLENLLQCVDQVEEERIRKALVAGADQAILSKNLALLRTDIPPYMVPFDTDNLTFKKPKDDGEKFMSLLTAISAYAEGFSADPVIRRAFYLWNKLQNHNQVS; translated from the exons ATGGCCTCCTCTTTCTCTTCCCTCCTTCTCCTTCAATCCCTTTCCAGATGCTTCTGCTTCCTTCGCCCACCACCTGCTCATCACTTGCGCCCTTCTCTCCACTTCCTTCCGATAACATCCCCAAAG GGACACTCTACTCTATCGGCCTCGGGACTTGCTCACGACAGTGGAGATTTGCTGATTGATTCCGGGAAGCGTGAAGAGAACACAGTAGATACAAACACTTCAAATTCAAAGGGTAGAATAATGCTCATTGACGGCACATCCATCATCTATAGATCTTACTACAAGCTTCTCG CCAAGTTACACCATGGCCAACTGACACATGCCGATGGAAATGGAGATTGGGTGCTCACAATATTTACTGCGCTTTCTCTT ATAATTGATGTGCTAAAGTTTGTCCCTTCCCATGTGGCG GTGGTGTTTGACCATGATG GAGGTTCATTTGGTCAAACTAGTGTTTCATCCAAAGAAAGTGTAAGAGGAAAAG GCATGAATTTCCGACATAATTTATACCCCGCATACAAGAGCAATCGACCCCCTACACCAGACACCATTGTTCAGGGACTTCAATACTTGAAAGCATCTCTCAAATCCATGGCCATCTCAGTGATCGAG GTTCCAGGTGTGGAAGCTGATGATGTGATTGGAACATTGGCTGTCAAGAGTGTTAATAATGGTTACAAG GTACGGGTTGTCTCCCCAGACAAAGACTTTTTTCAGATCTTATCTCCTTCATTGCGTCTTCTACGAATTGCTCCGCGTGGCTTTGA GATGGTTTCATTTGGAATGGAGGACTTTGCTAAAAAATATGGAACCTTGCAACCCTCTCAATTTGTTGATGTGATGTCACTTGTTGGTGATAAATGTGATAACATTCCAG GAGTTGATGGAATTGGGAATGTCCATGCTCTGCAGCTCATCACTAAATTTG CCTCTTTGGAAAATTTATTGCAATGTGTAGATCAAGTTGAGGAGGAACGAATCAGAAAG GCCTTGGTAGCAGGTGCTGATCAGGCTATATTAAGCAAGAACTTG GCACTGTTACGTACTGATATTCCACCCTACATGGTACCATTTGATACAGATAATTTGACGTTTAAAAAACCCAAG GATGATGGAGAGAAATTCATGAGTCTCTTGACTGCCATTAGTGCGTATGCGGAAGGATTTTCTGCTGATCCAGTTATAAGAAGAGCATTTTACCTATGGAACAAACTACAAAACCATAACCAAGTTTCCTAG